Below is a window of Thermodesulfobium sp. 4217-1 DNA.
CACTCTGGAATCTACTATGACCACAGAATCTTTATAAGCAAAAACGGGATTGAATTCCATTTCCTTAACTTCTGGGTGTAAATATAACACCTCAGAAAACTTGACAAGTAACTCAGCTATCTTCTCCTGATCCACAGGATCTTCTCCTCTTACCCCTGTCAAGATCTTATATGATTTTAATTCTTTGACCATATCCATAGCAATTTGTTTGGTTATTGGAGCCATTGCAAAAGCTACGTCTTTCAAAACTTCCACGTAAATACCGCCGAGACCGAACATGACCATGGGCCCAAAATACCTATCATTAAAGCCGCCGACAATAAGCTCCACGCCTTTCTTCTCCATTTTTTGGTATGATATTCCCATTATTTTTGCACTCGGATCGTATTTGTTAGCATTTTCAGTAATATTTTTATATGCATCAACCAATTCATCTTTTGATTTAATGCCTAAAATTACACCACCAGCATCGGTTTTGTGAATTATTTCATGTGATACCACCTTGGCCACGCCTGGAAACACAATATTATTTGAATTGAGTATATCCTCTATAGATGAGAAAAAATAGCTCTGCGAAAGAGGCATTTTATAATCGTTTAGGAATTCTGAAAGAAATGGCTCTATCAAAGAAGTCTTGTTCGACTTCAAGGTCTTTGAAGTTATGCTCTTTGCTTTTTTAGATGCTTTTAGAGAAGTTTTTTCGCCCTGCCAGCTATCCTTTTCTCTGAACTTCGTATACAAAGATGATATATATAACGAGTCAATACAATCTATTATATTGTTGTATACGAGCATTCCCTTCTTTTCCAGCTTAAGTTTTATTTTATTTGTATAATTTCCGCCAATCATAATTGAATAATAAGGTTTTGAGCTCATAGCTATCTCAGCTGGCAAAACGCTTACTATCTTTTCGTCCATACCAGGAACCTGTACAAGATTTATTCCCAAAACAGCATCCACATCGTCATCTGCTTGGATAATCTTCAGTGACTTAACATAATCATCCTCATTTCCAGATCCGGTAATGTCCACAGGATTGTTTACGCTGGCAAAAACTGGCAAAAAGCTTTTTAATTTTTCCTTAGTAGAATCGGATAAGCTTGACATTTTAAAGGATTTCTCCATTGCATAATCAGTTGTCATAACTCCCGCTCCGCCACCATTGGTCAAAATCGCAACTTTATTTCCCGTTACAGGTCCCGATCTAACCAATGCTTTGGCAGCATTAAACAATTCCCTATAGTCTCGTACCATAATTAGGCCTGCTTGTTTGCACGCACTTTTGAAAAGCAGCCCACTGCCAGCCATGCTGCCAGTGTGAGACGCAGCAGCTTTTGTGCCCTCCTCGGAAAGGCCAGCCTTCATAATTAAAATTGGTTTCTTTTTAGAAGCAGCGCTAGCCTTTTCAAAAAAAACCCTCGGATTCTCTATCCCCTCTATATAGAGGCATATTACTTGTGTGTCGTCGTCTTCTATCAGGTAGTCAATTAAGTCGAGCTCATTTACGTCAGCCTTGTTCCCGTAAGAAACGCCCTTAGATATGCCAATCTTTTCAGACGCTGCCCAGTCCATAATAGCAGCAAGAAATGCTCCGCTTTGCGACAAAAATGCTATGCTGCCCGGACCAGGTCTTGCTTGTTTTTGTTTTGATAGAAAGGATGTATCAAGCCTGGATTTTGCGTCGTAAATGCCCAAACAATTCGGACCTATTAGTCTCATTGAATATCTTTTTGCGATATCTAAGAGCTGATCCTCCAAGTCTTTTTTGCCTACTTCTTTGAAACCAGATGTTACAATAATAGCCCCCAAACAACCAGCCCTGCCAGCATCTTCTAAAACAATTGGCACAATTTCTCTAGGCACAGAAATTATGGCAAGATCTACTGGCTCAAACAAGTCCTGAAAGCTCGGGTAGGCTCTCATCCCCAGAATTTCTGTAGCATTAGGGTTGATTGGAAAAACCTGCCCTTTGAAATCAAGAAGGTTCTCCAAAATAGTATAGCCTACAGCGCCAGGCTTTCTTGAAGCTCCCAATACAGCGACATTTCTCGGATTAAAGAAAAAATCAAGCTCAGACTGCTCCCTGTTACCATTAGATGAGTGCACTAAAATGTCCACTTCCTCTCTTACAGTATATTTTGATCTTTGTTAGAAGCCAAAAAGCTATTAATCTCTTCTACTATAAGCTCAACTAATCTTGGGAGTTTTTCTTTCAATGGCTGACTAAGTTCCATAGAAAAGTCCAAATTCATTGGTTCCATGCCAAAAAAAACACTTTTCTTTGGCTTCTTATCAGCAAATTCAGCTAATCTCAGTGTCTCTGGGATTCCTATCTGATGGGGAGATAGCGCAACGCTTCTTTGATACTTCATCTCTTCAGGGTTATATTTATACATGGTGCCAGGTTCGTTGCCTCCCCTTATTGCATCCACAAATATAAGTAGATCTACCCCTTCAAAATAAACGATCAAATCAGGTCCGCTTGTGCCTCCTGCCAAAAGCTCTACTTCCTTAGGTAAAGAAATCTTTTCCAATTCCTTTATCACATGAACTCCTAATCCATCATCTCCCTGTATCTCATTTCCAATTCCTATTACAACTATCTTCATAATTTCCCCTTAAAAAAGATTTAACCCCTAACAAATAACAAACAATTAAATTATGAATTGGTTTTTTATTTTTGTCAAATAAGTTAAACTAATAGCTACAATTGAGTATAAAAAAACTATAAAAAAGTTTTAATATACGTTACACTTGGTACTTATACGATAGTATTTATCTGGGTGCTTTTAGAATTTCCTGAATTAGATTGACTTTTCTGTCTTTCCATTATTGTTTTTTGCTCTTGAGCTTGAATAATAGCCATTTGGGCTCGAGATGCCACAGTGTAATCTTGAGTGGAAGGTTGAGCAGGAGCTAAAGCAGCACTAATAACAGTATCCATTTTTTGGATTGTAGCGTCGGGATTATTTGGAACAGGAGAGACGTCTATGTTTACATCACCTCCCACAGCATAGAGCTTACCATCAGGACCTGTTACGTAAACATAGTTTGGGCCCGAAGTGGCCAAACCTCCTGATGCAGCAATATGAGCTTGTTCGTGAGCACGTACTTCCTGATCGGTCTTTATCAACTGTTGTAGTTGTTGCTCAACTTGAGCAGAAAACTTTTGTTTTAATAAAGAAGTAGCGTTGCTACTAGAGTTCTGATTTGATACGCTTGACACACTAGAAGCATTATTTTTTCCAGAGGAACCAATATCATTTGACACCAACATACTATTGGTTTCAGACATTTTAATCCTCCAACCGTATATATACTACATTATATTATATAATAAAACCCCGGATTTAACATACAATCCGGGGCAATAAGTTAAAAATAAATTTAATCTTAATCCTTTTTTGCGATACCAAAGAACATAAGCGGAACCTGATCCCATGCCTCTGTGACTGACAGGTATGCATGACCAATTATAAACATGATGAACGCAAACATACCAAAATAGTGCCACAGCCTCAATGTATACAAACCACCAAAGAAGTGCACTACTCCAGCAAAACTGCCCGTAGGCCACAAAAGCGCAAAACCTGTAGTTGCCTGAAAGATGAAAAGAACAATCAAAAGCCAGCTATAAGCTACCTTCTGAAGTGGATTATATTTTCCAGTATGAGGATGCGGACCTATAAATAAATAGTATTTAATCTGAGGAATGATATTTTTAATGTCTTCTCCTGTATAGGCAAATTCCTTCCAGTCCTTATCAGAACCAGCAAATGCAAAATAAACTCTAAATATTGCATTTAGAATCCAGATAAACGCTAGTGAAAGGTGAAGCCATATAAGAGATCCCATCCAGCCAGGTGCAAATGGGCTGTGGATATACCATCCCGACACAATAAGACCTATCATGCAAAGCAAATTTATCCAGTGCATAGTTCTTTGTGGAAGCGGATGCTCTTCTAAACGCGCCATAGTATACCTCCCTACTCCACAACAAACTTCAAGATGCGGTTGCTCTCTGGATGAATAATGTGAATTGCGCAAGCCAAACATGGGTCAAATGACCTGATATTTCTTACTACGTTGACTGGATTTTCTGGATCAGGTACAGGAATACCTATGAGAGACTGCTCGAATTGACCACGAACGTTGTTCGCATCTCTTGGAGAACCATTCCAAGTAGTAGGAACGACCTGCTGATAATTTTTGAGCTTTCCACCTTCAATGATTGCCCAGTGGCTCAAAAATCCTCTCGGTGCCTCTACAAATCCTGCTCCCTTTCCGGTATTGGGTGTAGGCTTGTCGTCATTTACTATTAGCGGACCCTTGCCCATTAGTCCTGCCAACTGGTCTACCCACTTCAAAACGTTTCTTGCAACGTCAACGGCCTGGTAAGATCTTGCAGCATGACGAGCCAAAAATCCCGGTTTGATGTTTAACTTAGTAACAATATCCATAAATTCCTTTGGTTGGGTAGTCATAGCCCAAGCAAGAGGACCCACTTCGTAAGGCTTTCCGTCGTAACGAGGAGCCTTCACGAAGCTATAAGCACCTTCTTTTGTTAGGTTAAATTTTGTCTGACCTTCATATGGTGCGAGCAGTGGCTGATTATTTGAGTAATCATACCAAGAGTGCGCTACCGATTCTGCAATCTTTTGACCATCCAAGGGTTGGACTGCGCCAAGATTACCATCTGTAACTACTCCGCCCTTCCACAAAAAGTCCTTGCCGCTTTCATCTGCCTGAAATTCTGGACCTGAGAGATAGTTATTGTACCCTCCGCCAAGACCAGCCTGGCCTACAGGAAGAAGCGGACCTGCTCCAAGAAAGAGTATGTCTTTCCAGTAAACGTT
It encodes the following:
- a CDS encoding acetate--CoA ligase family protein, with the translated sequence MDILVHSSNGNREQSELDFFFNPRNVAVLGASRKPGAVGYTILENLLDFKGQVFPINPNATEILGMRAYPSFQDLFEPVDLAIISVPREIVPIVLEDAGRAGCLGAIIVTSGFKEVGKKDLEDQLLDIAKRYSMRLIGPNCLGIYDAKSRLDTSFLSKQKQARPGPGSIAFLSQSGAFLAAIMDWAASEKIGISKGVSYGNKADVNELDLIDYLIEDDDTQVICLYIEGIENPRVFFEKASAASKKKPILIMKAGLSEEGTKAAASHTGSMAGSGLLFKSACKQAGLIMVRDYRELFNAAKALVRSGPVTGNKVAILTNGGGAGVMTTDYAMEKSFKMSSLSDSTKEKLKSFLPVFASVNNPVDITGSGNEDDYVKSLKIIQADDDVDAVLGINLVQVPGMDEKIVSVLPAEIAMSSKPYYSIMIGGNYTNKIKLKLEKKGMLVYNNIIDCIDSLYISSLYTKFREKDSWQGEKTSLKASKKAKSITSKTLKSNKTSLIEPFLSEFLNDYKMPLSQSYFFSSIEDILNSNNIVFPGVAKVVSHEIIHKTDAGGVILGIKSKDELVDAYKNITENANKYDPSAKIMGISYQKMEKKGVELIVGGFNDRYFGPMVMFGLGGIYVEVLKDVAFAMAPITKQIAMDMVKELKSYKILTGVRGEDPVDQEKIAELLVKFSEVLYLHPEVKEMEFNPVFAYKDSVVIVDSRVLLEK
- a CDS encoding HyaD/HybD family hydrogenase maturation endopeptidase, which produces MKIVVIGIGNEIQGDDGLGVHVIKELEKISLPKEVELLAGGTSGPDLIVYFEGVDLLIFVDAIRGGNEPGTMYKYNPEEMKYQRSVALSPHQIGIPETLRLAEFADKKPKKSVFFGMEPMNLDFSMELSQPLKEKLPRLVELIVEEINSFLASNKDQNIL
- a CDS encoding putative metalloprotease CJM1_0395 family protein; the protein is MSETNSMLVSNDIGSSGKNNASSVSSVSNQNSSSNATSLLKQKFSAQVEQQLQQLIKTDQEVRAHEQAHIAASGGLATSGPNYVYVTGPDGKLYAVGGDVNIDVSPVPNNPDATIQKMDTVISAALAPAQPSTQDYTVASRAQMAIIQAQEQKTIMERQKSQSNSGNSKSTQINTIV
- a CDS encoding cytochrome b/b6 domain-containing protein, whose translation is MARLEEHPLPQRTMHWINLLCMIGLIVSGWYIHSPFAPGWMGSLIWLHLSLAFIWILNAIFRVYFAFAGSDKDWKEFAYTGEDIKNIIPQIKYYLFIGPHPHTGKYNPLQKVAYSWLLIVLFIFQATTGFALLWPTGSFAGVVHFFGGLYTLRLWHYFGMFAFIMFIIGHAYLSVTEAWDQVPLMFFGIAKKD
- a CDS encoding nickel-dependent hydrogenase large subunit, encoding MANKIVIDPVTRIEGHLRIEVEVENGVVKDAWSTGTMARGFEAMLLGRQPMDAIYVTERSCGVCTLVHGMASSRTLDMAYGCKVPEAGILLRNLMLAALHMGDHIQIFYNLNAPDYIDITAVAGYKGNDPKLLAIKDKIVSLVKANDTSPFTPTYKNDQYTLTDPEIVTTLVSHYLQAIEARAIAQKCVAIFGGKSPHQAGIIQGGVTYHPNLEDLIKYKESILKVIDFVENVYWKDILFLGAGPLLPVGQAGLGGGYNNYLSGPEFQADESGKDFLWKGGVVTDGNLGAVQPLDGQKIAESVAHSWYDYSNNQPLLAPYEGQTKFNLTKEGAYSFVKAPRYDGKPYEVGPLAWAMTTQPKEFMDIVTKLNIKPGFLARHAARSYQAVDVARNVLKWVDQLAGLMGKGPLIVNDDKPTPNTGKGAGFVEAPRGFLSHWAIIEGGKLKNYQQVVPTTWNGSPRDANNVRGQFEQSLIGIPVPDPENPVNVVRNIRSFDPCLACAIHIIHPESNRILKFVVE